A genomic segment from Chitinophaga flava encodes:
- a CDS encoding putative signal transducing protein: protein MEKGWVKIFSSDRPFEAEIVKGMLADNGINAVLLNRQSSSYNITLPGLAEIYVHEQEEQVARDLVQNHNNVTGGDPDAVIPE, encoded by the coding sequence ATGGAAAAAGGATGGGTGAAAATATTTTCGAGCGACCGCCCCTTTGAGGCGGAGATTGTAAAAGGCATGCTGGCAGACAACGGTATCAATGCTGTACTGCTCAACCGTCAGTCATCTTCCTATAACATTACACTCCCCGGTCTGGCTGAAATATATGTGCACGAACAGGAAGAACAAGTAGCCAGAGACCTGGTACAAAATCACAATAACGTTACCGGAGGTGATCCCGATGCGGTAATACCGGAGTAG
- a CDS encoding SixA phosphatase family protein, with amino-acid sequence MKTLLLIRHAKSSWNNPDMDDFDRPLNKRGKQNAPEMAQRLITRGMVPELIITSPAKRARTTAKIMAEEWHYPKQAILLEEELYLCYASTFLKVITRIDDDFNAVAIFAHNPGITDFANYLTEEIRIDNVPTTGIFAIQADTDSWKDFDMAAKKFLFFDYPRNN; translated from the coding sequence ATGAAAACACTATTACTTATCCGTCATGCAAAATCCAGCTGGAACAATCCGGACATGGATGATTTTGACAGGCCGCTCAACAAACGAGGTAAACAAAACGCCCCCGAAATGGCCCAGCGCCTCATAACAAGAGGCATGGTTCCCGAACTGATCATCACCAGCCCGGCCAAACGCGCCCGTACCACCGCTAAAATCATGGCCGAAGAATGGCACTATCCCAAACAGGCAATCCTCCTGGAAGAAGAGTTGTACCTCTGTTACGCCTCCACTTTCCTGAAAGTGATCACCCGGATAGATGATGATTTTAACGCTGTAGCCATCTTCGCCCATAACCCCGGGATTACCGATTTTGCCAACTATCTCACAGAAGAAATCCGCATCGATAATGTGCCCACCACTGGCATCTTTGCCATTCAGGCAGATACCGACAGCTGGAAAGATTTTGACATGGCCGCCAAAAAATTTCTTTTCTTCGACTATCCGCGTAATAATTAA
- the dusB gene encoding tRNA dihydrouridine synthase DusB has product MVKIGNIDLGEFPLLLAPMEDVSDPPFRAVCKDNGADLMYTEFISSEGLIRDAIKSRQKLDIFPYERPVGIQIFGGDEEPMTMAAQIVEATNPDLLDINFGCPVKKVVCKGAGAGILKDIPKMVKLTAAVVKATKLPVTVKTRLGWDDDSKNIEEVAERLQDVGIKALTIHGRTRTQLYKGHADWTLIGKVKNNPRIHIPIFGNGDICTPEQAIAARQKYGVDGVMIGRAAIGYPWIFREIKHFMKTGEHLPPPTVLERVEVCKKHLRQSVSWKGDVVGILEMRRHYTNYLKGLPHIKEFRQQLVTYKTLAEIEDVLDAVVLQYKDHIFERTAPSLAEHNFPPADNEMAGCNVYV; this is encoded by the coding sequence ATGGTGAAGATAGGAAATATTGATCTGGGAGAATTCCCCTTACTGCTGGCACCTATGGAGGATGTGAGTGATCCTCCCTTCCGCGCGGTGTGTAAGGATAACGGGGCCGACCTCATGTATACCGAGTTTATTTCTTCGGAGGGACTTATCCGTGATGCCATCAAAAGCCGGCAGAAGCTGGATATTTTCCCTTATGAACGTCCGGTAGGGATCCAGATTTTCGGCGGGGATGAAGAGCCCATGACCATGGCAGCCCAGATTGTAGAGGCTACCAATCCTGATCTGCTGGATATCAACTTTGGATGCCCGGTAAAGAAAGTTGTCTGCAAAGGAGCCGGGGCCGGCATTCTGAAAGACATTCCTAAAATGGTAAAACTGACGGCAGCCGTGGTAAAAGCCACCAAACTGCCCGTGACCGTTAAAACCCGTTTAGGCTGGGATGATGATTCCAAAAATATTGAAGAGGTAGCAGAGCGTCTGCAAGACGTAGGTATCAAAGCGTTAACCATTCACGGCCGCACCCGCACGCAGTTGTATAAAGGTCATGCAGACTGGACACTGATCGGAAAAGTTAAAAACAATCCGCGTATACACATCCCAATCTTTGGTAACGGTGACATATGTACGCCGGAGCAAGCCATCGCCGCCAGACAGAAATATGGCGTAGACGGGGTTATGATAGGCCGCGCTGCTATTGGCTACCCCTGGATCTTCCGGGAAATCAAGCATTTTATGAAGACGGGCGAACATTTGCCGCCTCCAACTGTTTTGGAAAGAGTAGAAGTTTGTAAAAAACATCTGCGCCAGTCAGTGTCCTGGAAAGGAGACGTTGTAGGAATCCTTGAAATGCGCCGCCACTATACCAATTACCTCAAAGGGCTGCCCCACATAAAAGAATTCAGACAACAATTAGTAACTTACAAGACATTAGCGGAAATAGAGGACGTATTGGACGCGGTTGTTTTACAATACAAGGACCACATATTCGAAAGGACTGCTCCCTCGCTAGCTGAACATAATTTCCCGCCGGCTGATAATGAAATGGCTGGTTGTAACGTTTACGTATAA
- a CDS encoding NUMOD4 domain-containing protein, whose protein sequence is MTTIKNLRNEVWKDLQIKNKSALRKKYAVSNMGRVISYHESTEDGKLLTGSTVEGYTVLNVKPADSYQSLYLHREVAKLFNKKPGRNYRYVIHLDYDKKNNKANNLKWATKEEMEEHQQNSPAKLAYKEKQRNRVKGLKLNVTKVKSIKRLLNKPGKKTMKQIAEQFDISEMQLYRIKSGENWAHVTLD, encoded by the coding sequence ATGACCACAATTAAAAATCTGAGAAATGAAGTCTGGAAAGACTTACAGATTAAAAACAAATCTGCCCTGCGTAAAAAATACGCGGTTTCAAACATGGGGAGAGTGATCAGTTATCATGAAAGTACCGAAGATGGTAAGCTGCTCACGGGTTCTACCGTGGAAGGCTATACGGTTTTAAATGTAAAACCGGCAGACAGTTACCAGTCACTCTACCTGCACAGGGAAGTGGCCAAGCTTTTCAATAAAAAACCAGGCCGTAACTATCGGTATGTTATCCATCTGGACTACGACAAGAAAAACAATAAGGCCAACAACCTCAAATGGGCAACCAAGGAGGAAATGGAGGAACATCAGCAGAACAGCCCGGCCAAACTGGCTTACAAAGAAAAACAACGTAACCGGGTAAAAGGCCTCAAGCTGAACGTAACGAAAGTGAAGAGTATCAAACGCCTGCTGAACAAGCCCGGTAAAAAAACCATGAAACAGATCGCCGAACAATTTGATATCAGCGAAATGCAGCTGTACCGTATCAAAAGCGGTGAAAACTGGGCACACGTAACACTGGATTAA
- a CDS encoding CPBP family intramembrane glutamic endopeptidase, whose protein sequence is MTGYLKQSPIALQFVTFIGFFIGFFLIYITGLQLLLEPLTGHTIMEIQNGDLTDPNLIGYLKITQFFYTVIVYFVPAAIFAYLWQPSPARYLGLKPAPKAIQIVLALMGIYGALWVAGFVSDWNQTWNVPQDARDMQAQAEKLVNVMLRMPSIKDLIINLILVAIIPSIAEELFFRGVFQRLLIKSTRRVWLSVVLSSIFFSAVHGEILDFMAIAVLGFVLGAIYVLSGNLWLSILAHILNNGAKVVMMYLFQHGMIQTDPSKDTPVAWYTALLCLIVTIGLLWALRQKSTPMVMTDPVKQAGDKDVDRIGMDENQ, encoded by the coding sequence ATGACCGGTTATCTGAAACAGTCTCCCATCGCTTTGCAGTTCGTCACCTTCATTGGATTCTTTATCGGCTTCTTTCTGATATACATTACAGGGCTGCAATTGCTGCTGGAACCCCTTACCGGGCACACCATCATGGAGATCCAGAATGGAGATCTGACAGACCCTAACCTTATCGGCTATCTGAAAATTACACAGTTTTTTTATACTGTGATTGTTTACTTTGTGCCGGCCGCTATTTTTGCCTATCTCTGGCAACCTTCCCCGGCTCGTTACCTTGGACTGAAACCCGCTCCCAAAGCGATACAGATCGTGCTGGCGCTGATGGGTATTTATGGTGCACTGTGGGTGGCCGGGTTTGTGAGCGACTGGAACCAGACCTGGAACGTACCTCAGGATGCCCGTGATATGCAGGCCCAAGCCGAAAAACTGGTCAACGTCATGCTCCGCATGCCATCCATCAAAGATCTGATCATCAACCTGATACTGGTTGCTATCATTCCGTCCATTGCTGAAGAGCTGTTTTTCAGAGGGGTATTTCAGCGTTTGCTTATCAAAAGCACCCGCAGAGTATGGCTCAGCGTAGTCTTATCCTCTATTTTCTTCAGTGCTGTTCATGGTGAAATACTGGACTTTATGGCCATCGCAGTACTCGGTTTTGTACTGGGTGCCATCTATGTACTCAGCGGCAACCTGTGGCTGAGCATCCTGGCCCACATACTGAATAACGGCGCCAAGGTGGTGATGATGTACCTTTTCCAACATGGCATGATCCAGACAGACCCGTCCAAAGACACGCCAGTGGCCTGGTATACAGCGCTGCTTTGCCTCATTGTGACCATCGGATTGTTATGGGCTCTTCGCCAGAAATCAACTCCCATGGTCATGACAGATCCTGTAAAACAGGCTGGTGACAAGGATGTTGACAGGATCGGTATGGATGAAAATCAGTAA
- a CDS encoding DEAD/DEAH box helicase: protein MQATFKAAAFFARIKEAHHTSSPEEKIRQYKQILESLFRDLTREESRSFGNLFARMQFYFDKEVVPSEIRQQLTALRLLTNQATAGMFPLQDHEHLLCIKALTAAVACVYQEPEPDNLRQLFLTTGNARLALSYQHNPADIPLLKCMVTATGALHLNDSGKHTFAIQVKNDEQGDFELLLNHLDDLTVVALHPLLRPYDTILVHHCHQGNSQDTYTTTAESLVILEPDLLIDISDLAECFTHKGANRLLYLVKKLTPQQASPAAFKGNLVNALLDEMLRNREIDFKTSFVEAVAENVLQAAAYGREQLNEMYRDIRQQHWGNLHTTVCDLQDKPVRIEPTFFSARYGLQGRLDLMTEDDQDPHRKEIFELKSGKAPDFNTWRNHEMQVVGYNLLLRSAFGRQRKGSSAILYSAAAASPLRNVSSTHRTENELLLLRNQVVAMLLRLAGEEYEILSAITGTAASGLPSFSANHFTAFEKAWYSAPPEAKAYYQQYLSFVLREYLQAKCGMFSEVNREEDADGFSALWLQTEEEKEARFNIISGLCFREFDTVNSAVLFDIADPVSHNFRVGDTAIIYPRTGAELRPLQQQLLKGRIDDLGKDTLTFSLNNRQMTLDFFRQFDEWIIEHDIYESNYWIAAAALFHVLSPLNAQRVRLLLGLEIPRWHPLPFPAPAMFNANQEQIVRQALEAQDYYLLQGPPGTGKTSSLLTTIVGEMVKQHRHVVLVAFTNKAVDEICNKLEAKQVRYLRLGGRSSESAQQLRQLCLEGNLDNARAYITGHHVFVATVATMATRLEQLLMMGIPADTLIVDEASQLTEPQLLGLLMPFRKFILIGDQNQLPPVVAQEASFCRVKDTLLQDLGIHDLRASIFERLMHRCKQAQWRHAWGMLNTHFRMHDSIANLVNHYYAGQLASGREQQQTAFEPGPAVDETSWKQVLALGRKVFIPSPYEATSKMNQTEAARVVSLLRYLQAQYGEAFTKDTVGVVTPWRTQISLIRELLSEDKVLQQVNIDTVERFQGSENDIIIVSLAVYHAAQVHTLQSLGSFRWEETEIEVDRKLLVTLSRARKQVVLMGYEPALRESPHYRRVLAEMTRGQL, encoded by the coding sequence ATGCAGGCGACATTTAAGGCAGCTGCTTTTTTTGCAAGGATAAAAGAAGCGCATCATACATCCAGCCCCGAAGAAAAAATCCGACAATACAAACAAATACTGGAAAGCCTCTTCCGCGACCTTACGCGCGAAGAATCCCGGTCTTTCGGGAACCTGTTTGCACGAATGCAGTTTTACTTCGATAAAGAGGTAGTGCCTTCTGAGATCCGCCAGCAGCTGACAGCCCTGCGTCTCCTCACCAACCAGGCCACCGCCGGCATGTTCCCCCTGCAGGACCATGAACATCTGTTGTGTATCAAAGCGCTCACCGCTGCAGTAGCCTGCGTCTACCAGGAACCGGAGCCGGATAATTTACGGCAACTGTTTCTGACAACAGGCAATGCCCGGCTTGCCTTGTCCTATCAGCATAATCCTGCTGATATACCATTGCTGAAATGTATGGTCACCGCTACCGGCGCACTGCACCTGAACGATAGCGGGAAACATACTTTTGCGATACAGGTTAAGAACGATGAACAGGGCGACTTTGAGCTGCTGCTCAACCACCTGGATGATCTTACGGTAGTGGCGCTGCATCCGCTGCTGCGGCCTTACGATACCATCCTGGTACATCATTGCCATCAGGGCAACAGCCAGGACACTTATACCACCACTGCTGAAAGCCTCGTCATACTGGAGCCCGACCTGCTCATTGATATCAGTGACCTCGCCGAATGTTTTACCCACAAGGGCGCTAACCGCCTGCTGTATCTTGTAAAAAAGCTTACACCGCAGCAGGCTTCTCCTGCAGCGTTCAAAGGTAACCTGGTCAACGCTCTGCTGGACGAGATGTTACGCAACCGCGAGATAGATTTTAAAACCTCTTTCGTGGAAGCCGTGGCCGAAAACGTATTACAGGCAGCAGCCTACGGTCGCGAACAACTGAATGAAATGTACCGGGACATCCGCCAGCAGCATTGGGGCAACCTCCACACAACGGTATGCGATCTGCAGGATAAACCAGTCAGGATAGAGCCCACCTTTTTCTCTGCCCGTTATGGTCTGCAGGGAAGGCTGGACCTCATGACAGAAGATGATCAGGACCCTCATCGTAAGGAAATCTTTGAACTGAAAAGCGGCAAAGCGCCCGACTTCAATACCTGGAGGAACCACGAGATGCAGGTAGTAGGCTACAACCTGTTACTCCGTTCCGCTTTTGGCCGGCAACGCAAAGGCAGCTCCGCTATTTTATATTCTGCCGCTGCGGCCAGTCCGCTCCGGAACGTAAGCAGTACCCACCGCACTGAAAACGAACTGCTCTTGCTCCGTAACCAGGTAGTGGCCATGTTGCTGCGACTGGCAGGGGAGGAGTACGAAATATTATCGGCTATCACCGGCACTGCCGCTAGCGGACTACCTTCTTTCAGCGCCAACCATTTTACAGCCTTTGAGAAAGCCTGGTACTCGGCACCACCAGAGGCCAAAGCTTATTATCAGCAATACCTCTCTTTTGTATTAAGGGAATACCTGCAAGCCAAGTGCGGTATGTTTTCTGAAGTGAACCGGGAAGAAGATGCCGACGGATTCTCAGCCCTATGGCTGCAAACGGAAGAGGAAAAGGAAGCCCGGTTCAATATTATCTCCGGATTATGCTTCCGCGAATTTGATACTGTCAACAGTGCGGTATTATTTGATATAGCCGATCCCGTTAGCCACAACTTCCGGGTTGGAGATACTGCCATCATTTATCCGCGCACCGGCGCCGAACTACGTCCCCTGCAGCAACAGCTGCTGAAAGGCCGTATCGACGATCTGGGAAAAGATACGCTCACCTTTTCCCTTAACAACCGTCAGATGACACTGGATTTCTTTCGTCAGTTTGATGAATGGATTATTGAGCATGATATCTACGAATCCAACTACTGGATTGCGGCTGCAGCCCTATTCCATGTATTATCACCTTTAAATGCACAGCGCGTTCGCCTGTTGCTCGGCCTGGAAATACCCCGTTGGCATCCCTTACCATTTCCGGCACCGGCCATGTTCAATGCCAATCAGGAGCAGATCGTAAGGCAGGCACTGGAAGCGCAGGACTATTACCTGCTACAGGGACCTCCCGGCACAGGCAAAACATCATCTTTGCTCACCACTATTGTAGGGGAGATGGTCAAACAGCACCGCCACGTAGTGCTGGTAGCCTTTACCAACAAGGCGGTAGATGAAATATGTAATAAACTGGAGGCTAAACAGGTCCGTTATCTGCGGCTGGGCGGACGTAGCTCCGAGTCAGCACAGCAGCTACGGCAGCTGTGTCTGGAAGGTAATCTTGACAATGCTCGCGCCTACATCACCGGCCACCATGTATTTGTAGCCACAGTGGCTACTATGGCCACCCGGCTGGAACAGCTGCTGATGATGGGCATCCCGGCTGATACCCTGATCGTGGACGAAGCTTCACAGCTGACAGAACCCCAGCTGCTGGGACTATTGATGCCTTTCCGGAAATTTATTCTGATCGGTGATCAGAACCAGCTACCGCCGGTTGTGGCCCAGGAAGCATCTTTCTGTAGGGTAAAAGACACGCTGCTGCAGGATTTGGGCATACATGATCTGCGTGCATCCATCTTTGAACGGCTGATGCATCGCTGTAAACAGGCTCAGTGGCGGCATGCCTGGGGCATGTTGAACACTCATTTCAGGATGCATGACAGTATCGCCAACCTGGTAAATCACTATTACGCGGGGCAGCTGGCTTCAGGCCGAGAGCAGCAGCAGACTGCTTTTGAGCCCGGGCCCGCTGTCGATGAGACGTCTTGGAAGCAGGTGCTGGCTTTGGGTCGGAAGGTATTTATCCCCAGTCCTTATGAGGCCACCTCCAAGATGAACCAAACGGAGGCCGCGCGGGTAGTATCGTTGTTACGATATCTTCAGGCGCAATACGGAGAAGCTTTTACCAAAGATACGGTGGGAGTAGTGACGCCATGGCGCACCCAGATCAGCCTCATACGGGAGCTGTTGTCGGAAGACAAGGTACTTCAGCAGGTGAATATCGATACGGTAGAGCGTTTTCAGGGTTCTGAAAACGATATTATTATTGTATCACTGGCGGTATACCATGCAGCACAGGTACATACGCTGCAAAGCCTGGGCAGCTTCCGCTGGGAAGAAACAGAGATAGAGGTAGACCGTAAATTATTGGTAACATTATCGCGTGCCCGGAAGCAGGTGGTGCTGATGGGCTATGAGCCCGCGCTGCGTGAAAGTCCGCATTACCGGAGGGTACTGGCTGAAATGACCCGGGGGCAGCTGTAG
- a CDS encoding phosphatidate cytidylyltransferase, producing the protein MKTFFTRTASALVFVAVMLGGILWSPFTFFLLFFLVSFFALQEFFKLMRLIDPGYATVPSWHKWGVTVAGSAIMLAFTGDYFYIGSISTGFIGWWVAVIFLLVLPLGEILLDKDFSPKNVGYSCMALLYVVIPFSLLVNIRLSAIDIHYTPENVGTAPGWLIPLLLIIFIWINDTMAYIVGSLIGRTPFFPSISPKKTIEGTVGGMILAVAAAGVYGYYWGQQYLSLQHWLVLAGIAAIFGTIGDLLESRLKRMAGVKDSGTIMPGHGGFLDRFDSLLLAAPFAWIYVHFFMMA; encoded by the coding sequence ATGAAGACGTTTTTTACCCGCACTGCCTCCGCGCTGGTGTTTGTGGCAGTCATGCTGGGAGGTATCTTATGGAGTCCCTTTACTTTCTTTCTGCTTTTTTTCCTGGTCAGCTTCTTTGCGTTGCAGGAATTTTTTAAGCTGATGCGCCTGATCGATCCCGGTTATGCCACTGTTCCTTCCTGGCATAAATGGGGAGTAACGGTTGCCGGATCTGCCATCATGCTGGCTTTTACCGGCGACTATTTTTATATAGGTAGTATCTCTACCGGCTTTATCGGATGGTGGGTTGCCGTTATCTTCCTGCTGGTGTTACCGTTGGGTGAGATATTACTGGATAAAGACTTTTCTCCTAAAAATGTGGGCTACTCCTGTATGGCGCTGCTGTATGTGGTGATTCCCTTCAGCCTGCTGGTCAATATCCGACTCAGCGCTATCGATATCCACTATACACCTGAGAACGTGGGTACCGCACCGGGCTGGCTGATTCCGCTGCTGCTGATTATTTTTATCTGGATCAATGATACCATGGCCTATATCGTAGGTTCTCTGATAGGCCGTACACCCTTTTTCCCGTCTATCTCTCCTAAAAAAACCATTGAGGGAACAGTAGGAGGGATGATACTGGCAGTAGCCGCTGCCGGCGTATACGGCTATTACTGGGGTCAACAGTATCTTTCTCTGCAACACTGGCTGGTACTGGCCGGCATTGCTGCCATCTTCGGCACTATCGGCGATCTCCTGGAGTCCAGACTCAAGCGGATGGCTGGTGTAAAAGATTCCGGTACTATTATGCCCGGTCATGGCGGCTTCCTTGATCGCTTCGATTCTCTGCTGCTCGCCGCTCCCTTTGCCTGGATTTATGTGCATTTCTTCATGATGGCTTAA
- the proC gene encoding pyrroline-5-carboxylate reductase, with product MSAKKIAIIGGGNLGSAIAQGLVKSGFSNPADITVTKRNTSTLADLKAAGVQIETDNAKAIRQSEVIVVALKPYNVREVLQQFREELDPARHILISVVTGVSIADLLHIVPDMPLVRAMPNTAIAIQESITCICATNTTDEQIRYVKTMFDQLGATVSIDEKLMDAATVLGACGIAFALRFIRANIQGGIEIGFDVRTASLIAAQTVKGAAELLIRENRHPEEEIDKVTTPKGCTIAGLNEMEHQGFSSSLIKGISTSYNKIVKG from the coding sequence ATGTCAGCCAAGAAAATAGCCATTATAGGGGGCGGTAACCTGGGGTCTGCCATTGCACAAGGACTGGTGAAGAGTGGTTTTTCCAACCCTGCAGATATTACCGTTACCAAACGTAATACTAGTACCCTGGCCGATCTTAAGGCAGCAGGCGTACAGATAGAGACAGACAATGCCAAAGCCATCCGGCAGTCTGAAGTGATTGTAGTGGCACTGAAACCATACAATGTGCGGGAGGTGTTGCAACAGTTCAGGGAAGAACTGGACCCGGCCAGACATATTCTTATCAGCGTGGTTACCGGTGTCAGCATTGCCGACTTGTTACATATTGTACCAGACATGCCTTTGGTAAGGGCCATGCCTAATACCGCCATTGCGATACAGGAGTCTATCACCTGTATCTGTGCCACCAATACTACCGATGAACAGATCCGGTATGTAAAAACGATGTTTGATCAGCTGGGTGCAACTGTTAGCATCGATGAAAAACTCATGGACGCCGCTACCGTACTGGGTGCCTGTGGTATCGCCTTTGCATTGCGGTTTATCCGTGCCAATATTCAGGGTGGCATTGAGATCGGCTTTGATGTTCGTACTGCCAGCCTGATAGCGGCGCAAACCGTAAAGGGAGCAGCAGAGTTGCTGATCCGTGAAAACCGCCATCCGGAGGAAGAAATTGATAAGGTAACTACCCCCAAAGGCTGTACGATTGCAGGATTAAATGAGATGGAGCACCAGGGCTTCAGTTCTTCCCTGATAAAAGGTATCAGTACATCCTATAATAAGATTGTGAAGGGTTAA